The DNA segment ACCGTCTGCAACGGCTGTTCCTTTGCCTGCGAGATGGCTATTGAGGTCTACGACGGCATGCTCGTGAGGGCTTCCCGCGTCGAGGGCTCGTGGAACAAGCATATCTGTGACGTCTGTCGCTTTAACAGGCCCTGGGCCGAGGATTTAACCGGGCCGCTCCTCAACGGAAAGCCGGTGAGCTGGGAAGAAGCCAAGAAGTTCCTCACCGAGAGGAGCTACGCCCTGATTTTGACGCCGGAGCTCACCAACGAGGAGATAGCGTTCTTCAAGGAGTTCGCGGCTAAAAACGGCATCCCGATAGGCTCGACCGTGAGCGGAAGCCCATCAATCGCCACACTGGAGGACATCAAGAAGGCAAAGCGCGTTCTCCTGAAGGCCGACGTTGAGAAGTTCCCGCTCCTCAAGATACTATTGAAGGGGAAGGAGCTCGTCGAGGAGGACTACGACGTTGTGATACTTGAGGGGTCAGCTGAACCGCTGGAGGTGCCGACGTTAATCCTCCACGAAGGCGTCAATGCCGCTGGTCTTATCAAGGCGGGAATAACTGGAATCCCGGAGAGCGAGGCCTATGTCGTCGTTGGCCGGCCGGCAAAAGAACTGCCCGGGGACGTCCTCGTGATTCCGGCTGGGGTGTGGGCAGAGAAGAGCGGAACGGTAACGAACGCCTTCGGGATGGAGCTGAAAATGGAGAAGGTGGGGGAAGGCTACTCGCCGGTGGAGCTTTTCTCGTGATTTTTCTCATCTTTTTTGCTGTCATTATGCATATTCTCGAATTTCGACTGGAGATTATATTATGTGGTGTAGAAAACCGGGGAAAGGGAGGAACGGCTCGAAGAACTCCTCAAAAAGCCTTATGGAAACTCGAGCTCATAGGCCTTTACACGGTAGTGCTTAGGCTGGTTGAAGAAGGGAAGTTTGAAGGGGCGGAGGAGCTTCTCCGGGCGTTTTAACTGAAGACTAAGAGGAATGTAAAAAGTCATGGGGGTCAAATCACCGCCGGAACGCCCGGAATCCTTGGGAATGGCTGCACCTCTGCGATGTGCTTTGCCCCGACCATGTAGCGGACCAGCCTCTCTACGCCGATTCCCGCTCCCGCGCTCGGCCTTAACAGGCCAGCCTTGGCCACCTCCAGATACGGTCTGAAGGCTTCGAGGCTTATCCCCGCTTTCTTCATCTTCCTCACGATGACCTCGTACTCCCACTCCCTCTCGCCGCCGCTCGACACTTCGCCGTAGCCCTCCGGCAGGTAGAGGTCGTAGTTCCTGAAGTGGCCTGGCCTCTCCGGGTCCTCTCTGTCGTAGAACTCCCTCTCGATGTCGGTAACCCAGAACGGCTCGTCCATGACTTTGCTGGCCTCGTCCTCGTCCCCGAACTCCTCTTTTATCTCTTCCAGCGTGAAGCGCTTGAAGGGTGGTCTCACTTTAGGCACCTCTCTCTCCAGCCCCCAGCTTCTCGCCTCCTTGAAGAGGCCGCTTATGAGCCCCTCGATTAGGCCCATCACGTTGTCCATGCTGGCGTAGGCTATCTCGAAGTCGAGCTGGGTGAACTCGTAGGCGTGCCTTCCGTCGTCGGCTGAGCGACCTTCGAGCCTTATGTTCGGCGAGAGGATGAAGAGCTTATCTATCCCCATCGCCACCGCCATCTGCTTGTGGAGTATCATGCTGTGGGTCAGCCTCAGCCTTGAGCCGTAGACCTCGACCTCCGGGGGCTTTAGGGCTTCCTCTGCCGCAGGATCCGGCCAGAGCGGGTCTGTGATGGAGCTGAGCATGACCGGCAGCATCCACTTGAAGCCCTTCGCCACCATGTATCTTGTCATATAGTCAATAACTCTCGTCTGTATTTCCATAACTGGTTCAATTTTTCTGGTCACGATTTGGAGAGCGTTCATGTATATCACCTGATTTTTGTCACTGATTTTCCCCTTTATGACTTTTATGCAAAAACTTTTGGATTTTGGGCAAAATCTGACATTAAACTGAAGCTATTTTCGAATAATTGACAATGCCCCGTGTGATAATTGACATCTGGTGGACAGTGCTGGCGATAGCGTTATAACGCCAGTCGAGAACCTTATACGGTGGTAAGACATGGGAGTGTACATATTCACGCCGGAGGACCTTATACGATACGGCTCGGCAACCGAGGAGCACTTCGAGGTCTTGAAAAATGCGGTTCTCTCCAGGAAGGACATACTCGTGGTCGGATCGAGCCGCTCCGGAAAGACCAAACTGGTGGAGGCTCTGATGCACTTCATACCCGACGACTGGAAGGGGGCCGTTATAACCGCCTATGGGGAGTTTAAGCCCTTCAAGCCCAACATAGTCGTCATCGATACTCAGTTCGACAGACAGTCCCTTGAGGGACGCACGTCGGATGTTATATCGAAAATAAAAGCGCTGAACCCCGACTATATCGTCATCGACACCATCCACACGGTTGATGTTTCAAGAATCTTCCGTGAGCTCATAGACGACTACGCGTTCATAGTGACCTCCCTTGCCCTCACGAACGACATAAAGGACGAGGTCAGACACTGGCTCAGGATAAGCGGGGAGACCTTCAACAAGTTCGACATCGTCGTGGAGCTCAGGAGGGACTGGAGGACGGGAATGAAGAAGATAAACCGCATTTATGAGGTAAAGGACGGAGAGCTGAGGGCCGTCATTTAGACCCTCTTACCTTTTCCTTCAGCTTTCTCCATCCGTCCATTATCGCGTCTCTGACCTTTCTCTGTTCTTCCCTCGTGAGGTAGCCCTTCCGCCACGTGACGTACATGAGGCCGTTGAACGCGAGCGTGGCCACCACTGCTAGGAGCAGGGAGTTGACGGCGACACCGGCTATCGTTTTCTGCGTCCTCCTGAACATTCCGAGGGCGACGTAGTCGTTGGGGGTCATGTGCCTCATGGGCAGAACGGCTCTCTCCGTCCCGTTCTGTGGTAGCAGTGAGAGCATGTGGTTCCAGGTTACGGTGTAAACGTTGATGTGCGTTCCGTTGACGGTGCAGTTTGGTATTACCCTGTTCTCCTCTTCCCAGAGGCAGCTTCCATTACTGAGGAACCTCCCGTGGACGTTGGTGTGGTCATAGGTCTGGAAATAGAAGGTGCCGTTGTCTGGGTTCACTTTCACGACCTCTATGTCCTGAGTCGCCCCGCCGTAGACGAGACCCCGGAAGAGGCGGTAGAGTTCGTCTATCAGGGAGTTGCTGAAGTACTCGTCCTCCCAGACGATGTAGTAGTAGAGGTCCCCGCCATAGTCTACCATGTAGAGGATTCCAATGGGCCTGTCATCCGGAGCTGTATGGACTATGGGTGCATACTGGTAGACCTTCTCGCTCTCTCCGGGCATGTATCCCTCAAGGGAGTACCCGCTTGAGGTGAGACCGACGAGCCAGAATATGAAAAAGTTGAGAAGGAGCCATACGGCGAGCCACTTCTTTGGTACCATAACATCCACGGGATAAAAGGGGAGGAATTCAAGCCTTAAGTTTTTCTATGACCTCACGGAGGTTGGCGAGCATGTCCTCGATGTCCTCGAAGGTCATGTAGCCCATGTTGCCTATGCGGAAGGTCTTCTCTGCCACGCTTCCGTAGCCCTTGGCCAGCTCGAAGCCGCGCTCGCGCATGGCGTTGTAGACGTCGACGCCCTTCATTCCCTCAGGGACGACGACAGCAGTGATGGTCGGGCTCTCGTAGCCCGGCTCGGCGAGAATTCCGAGACCCATCTCCTTGACACCTTCCCTGATCATCTCACTCCTCTTCCTGTACATGTCGAGCCACTTCTCTTTTCCACCCATCTTTTCGACAATCCTCAGAACGACGTTGAGACCGAACACCTGCGGGAGCGGTGGGGTTGAGGGCGTTCCCTTCTTCTTTTCGTTGAACTTCCTGTAGAGGGGCAAGTCGAAGTACCAGCCGCGCTCCGGCATCTTCTCGGCTATCTCAAAGACGCGCTCGCTGACGGCGGCAACGGCAAGCCCAGGCGGGACGCCGAATGCCTTCTGTGAGCTGGCAAATATCATGTCGAGACCCCACCTGTCAAATTTGATGTCGGCGCCGCCCATCGCGGAAACGGCGTCAACGAAGAGGAGCTTGTCGTGCTCGTGGACGACCTTCGCCAGCTCCGGGAGCGGGTTGAGAACGCCGGTCGAGGTCTCGTTGTAGGTTATCGTAACCGCAACGACGTCGGGGTTCTTTCTCAGGGCCTCGTCGAGCTCCTCGGGCTTGATGGCTTTCCCGGGCTCCTTTTCGAGGACGACAGCTTTCCGGCCGTTGGTCTCAACGACATCTTTGAACCTGTTGCCGAATGCCCCTATCGTGGTGACCAGAACCTTTTCTCCCCTGGGGACGGTGTTTCTCACCGCGGCCTCCATGAAGCCCGTTCCGGAGCTGGGGAAGATAATTATCTCGCCCTTATCTGCCTCAAGAAAAGCCTTGAGCCTGTTGAGGGTATCAACGTGAACTTCCTTCGCTTCGGCCGAGCGGTGACTGAACATCTGAACGCTCATTATTGCAAGAACCTCTGGAAAACAT comes from the Thermococcus thioreducens genome and includes:
- a CDS encoding asparagine synthetase A, which codes for MYMNALQIVTRKIEPVMEIQTRVIDYMTRYMVAKGFKWMLPVMLSSITDPLWPDPAAEEALKPPEVEVYGSRLRLTHSMILHKQMAVAMGIDKLFILSPNIRLEGRSADDGRHAYEFTQLDFEIAYASMDNVMGLIEGLISGLFKEARSWGLEREVPKVRPPFKRFTLEEIKEEFGDEDEASKVMDEPFWVTDIEREFYDREDPERPGHFRNYDLYLPEGYGEVSSGGEREWEYEVIVRKMKKAGISLEAFRPYLEVAKAGLLRPSAGAGIGVERLVRYMVGAKHIAEVQPFPRIPGVPAVI
- a CDS encoding P-loop NTPase family protein, which gives rise to MGVYIFTPEDLIRYGSATEEHFEVLKNAVLSRKDILVVGSSRSGKTKLVEALMHFIPDDWKGAVITAYGEFKPFKPNIVVIDTQFDRQSLEGRTSDVISKIKALNPDYIVIDTIHTVDVSRIFRELIDDYAFIVTSLALTNDIKDEVRHWLRISGETFNKFDIVVELRRDWRTGMKKINRIYEVKDGELRAVI
- a CDS encoding pyridoxal-phosphate-dependent aminotransferase family protein, whose product is MELRFNMEYEEAYREVYELVKPKYKLFTAGPVACFPEVLAIMSVQMFSHRSAEAKEVHVDTLNRLKAFLEADKGEIIIFPSSGTGFMEAAVRNTVPRGEKVLVTTIGAFGNRFKDVVETNGRKAVVLEKEPGKAIKPEELDEALRKNPDVVAVTITYNETSTGVLNPLPELAKVVHEHDKLLFVDAVSAMGGADIKFDRWGLDMIFASSQKAFGVPPGLAVAAVSERVFEIAEKMPERGWYFDLPLYRKFNEKKKGTPSTPPLPQVFGLNVVLRIVEKMGGKEKWLDMYRKRSEMIREGVKEMGLGILAEPGYESPTITAVVVPEGMKGVDVYNAMRERGFELAKGYGSVAEKTFRIGNMGYMTFEDIEDMLANLREVIEKLKA